Genomic DNA from Dermacentor variabilis isolate Ectoservices chromosome 6, ASM5094787v1, whole genome shotgun sequence:
ATGTGCACATTTTAAATCTTGATTTTGAATTGATTATGTGAATATGTCATGTGAACATGTTTCAAATAGAATTGCCTGTACATTTACAAATTTCTTACTCAAGCCTGAATTGTATAAACTGGATACAACCTTTATCGCTAACTACTGTATAACTTCCATTTCCATAAGGGTGAATTTATGTACAAGTTCTTTgctctttttcattgtttaaccttgTTGTAACCCCGCTCACACAATACTCCGCATCGAAGCCTGCGAGgatcttgaataaataaataaaacaggtgaaatcatttttctctttagtatccctttaagcaTGACTTCCTTCTTTGCACCATTGTGAGCGACCTTGAAGGTTTAACTGACAAGCCAGTTAAATTGCGTGTGTGCCCGTTCATTTCATGTATGTCCTGATTAGCATGCTGACACAGTACTGCCTACCTTTTTAGGGTGTGAATCGCAGACTTCTCGGCAGCTTGGGCGCAATCAAGGAGAGAGCTCCCATCATAGGAGGTGAGAAGGGGCAACCTTTCTATCATTACTTCAATCTTACCTAAAATCAAGTTTTTTTGTGCAGTTTACCCACATTTTCCTCACTTCTTTTCTGCACTTCAATAAAAATAATGGCTTAACGGCTATTAGAGAATCTAACTAGTTGTACCTGTTGTTGCTGGTATTAGTATATGTGTTGCTGATCATTGACAATAAGTGGTATGCTGTATGCGCAGGAAACTTTGCAGTATGGGGTGGCTTGTTCTCAACAATAGACTGCACCATGGTCAAGATTCGCAAAAAAGAAGACCCGTGGAACTCAATCACAAGTGGGGCTCTCACGGGAGCCATCTTGGCTGTCAGAAGTAAGGCTCAAGCGTGTAAACACATAAAAGCTGACCCTCGTGGCGCACTTTTCGCAAACAAAAATGTgatgggcaaaaagaaaaagaaagaaagcctaccCAGCCAAAACACTGCCATTGAGCCCACTACACCTTTACAAGGTTGTTCATGCAGCACTTTTCAGGTTGCCAGCCAGCAGAAACCACTACAGCACAAAAAATTATATCTGCACTCAAAGTACGCTCTTAAAATTCCAAAACAGCACAGATTAAACTTGCAAGTAGTTACAACATAAAATCTTGCTTCTAAATATTTCGCATCTTATTTATCAAGAATGTCAAACAGTGTAAAGGACTACTTGCTGGTTAGGCTGTGTGGTTGTTTGCATTGAGTTGGCTAGTTATTTTTATTGGCAGGCAGCCTCTCATGAGGGTGTCACTTTGTCTTGTCTGCATTGTGATTGGAATGTGTAAGCAGGCACATCACAGTATGGCATACGCCCTTCCCTCTTCCCTGATATTCTTGCAAGAAATTAGCTGCGATACGGTTCATGCAGGCCTGCAGTGAAACAACAATCGCACCGTCACAGCATGTCATTCACTTGAAAAATTGGAGTCAGTCTTAAGAGCACATCTTCTGCACCTTCCATTTTATTGCCACCAGCTGTTCCCTTACGATACACTAACAGGTTTTTTCTTACATGTTTCTGACAGATGGTGCTGGAGCAATGGTAGGATCAGCCGTTATAGGTAAGTTTCTGTGCACTGGTCAATGATTCCATATCTACTGGTGCCTTATTAAGGTGGCATAAACTTGTCAATACTACTAAAAGGTGGTGGAAATGCAGGCATTCTCATTGGTTGATATTATCAGTACTTGGTGCATTATTtgcattttctttaaaaattaaGTGCTTATAAAGACTCCAAATTAACATGTCTGTGTATTAAAGGACCCCGCACCAGGTCTGACAATTTTGAGCTCACAAGTGCAGTACATACAATGCTCGCTAACAGTCTGCTAAGTATGACATCCCAATGTGCTGCAGGAAGaacttaaatttcaaaccaaatgtcATTTGCCTTTCTCCTTGTGGGTGCCACTCTCCCAGCCGGAAAGTTGTCAATCATGCAAGTGCACCTACGTACGTGGCTTTGCTgtcttcaagaattattcaagacaacatcagttatttgtttaatttgTTGCTTCAATAGGTGAATTAAAATTTATAGAAATAAGCATTGTTCTCGTGCAAATAAAGCAAAATCATCCACTGCACAAAATGAGACAAATGCAACAGTTCGTGTGCAGAACCGTCACTGGAAATGCAGCACTCAACAAgaatgcaagagagagagaaaagaaggcggggcccgtgacatatTCGTCATGTGATTCTCCGGCTCCAGATAAAGTTGTTACTTGCTCACTCCGGCTCTAGTATGGGAGAACAtagggaaagaatttcgcttgcgcaGGATGGACGGGGCCAGTGGAGAGAGTGTCATGTTGGCGGTAATGCTCGCTTCCTAAAATTATGGGCTCACAGCACTTCAAATATTTTTATCTCTGttattaatgaactaatttgaaaaattcttgtggtagaACACTCCTTAGTGGGCGCGTAGCAACTTACATCGTagaaccaaaatttgctatgtggcctggttaggggccctttaagagatgTTACATATCAATTTTCTTATTTGTTAGTGTGGGTGCCTGAGGTATTTGCATAGTATTCAGACTTTGATGTCCTTGTGCCTTGGTTGCAGGGGGTGTTCTATTGGCTCTGATAGAAGGTGTTGGAATATTGTTTACACGATACTCTGCAGAGCAGTTCAAACCAGGTAAGCTTCATTTGGCATAAAAATGAATCATTAAAAGTAAATGTAAAGAAATAACTGCATTATAACAGTGAAAGCTAGTTTCTCAAGGTCCATTTTTGCTGTTTTGTATTGACTGAAAGGCTGAGCTCGCGCTGACTTGGCAAATTTTAGACAAACTGCACAGCATGATGTCACAATAGTACAGCAGCGCTGCCATCACATTTCGTTGGACAAAagaattattttttcttgctCTGCTTGCATATTTTGTTGGAACGCAAAGTTAATAGATGTTCACCACTATTCTGGATACTGAAACCTTGCCATATTGTTAAATTTGCCGTCTTGTTGGCTCTTATTGGCTCACAGGGCTCATAAGCAAAAATATTGGAATTTGACCATATCCAGAATGGCTCCTGTGATCAAGTTTTGAAAGTTTACTCTGCAAGAATCATTCAAAGTGGCGAACAGCAGTGATGTTACCATGACATTTAGAGGAATACAATtattacaatacaatacaattatTACAATACAATACGTTACAATTATTacaatagaggaattccggatcaagctatagaacaggtattcggctttaactcgggaagaggaccttagtgtcgaagcaatatgggcatcattaaggagtgtgcaatagaagttggtggtaactccattagacaggataccaccagtaagctatcacaggagactaaagatcttatcaagaaacgccagtgtatgaaagcatctaaccctacagctagaatagaactggcagaactttccaagttaatcaacaagcgtaagacagctcacataaggaagtataatatggatagaatcgaacatgctctcaagaacggcggaagcctaaaagcagtgaagaagaaactaagaatcggcaagaatcagatgtatgcattaagaggcaaatccggcaatatcattactaatatggatgagatagttcaagtgggtgaggagttctatggagatttatacagtaccagtggcacccgcgatgataatggaagagcgaatagtctagaagaatttgaaatcccgcaagtaacgccggaagcagTAAAgtaacgcgagttaatgacatcttagttgaaatcaagaaaaacaaatggggggggggcatgggcaggacatgtaatgaggagggaagataaccgatagccATTAAGGGTgacgtactggattccaagggaagggaagcgtagcaggggccggcagaagaatagatgggcggatgagaagattaagaagtttgcagctacatggccacaattagtacatgaccggggtagttggagaagtatgggagagacccttgccctgcagtggaagcaaccaggctgatgatggttgtgtgtgtgtgtgtgtgtgtgtgtgtgtgtgtgtgtgtgtgtgtgtgtgtgtgtgtgtgtgtgtgtgtgtgtgtgtgtgtgtgtgtgtgtgtgtgtgtgtgttgctttcTGCCGGCCACACTTGCTTTGGAAAATGGAATGTGCCTGGCACTCTCGCTGTCCGCGTACTCGGGAACAATGGCTTCGCATGTCGTGATTTTGCTGCTCCGGCCACCACTCACTTGTGCTAATCTTTTACCGCTGGGACTGTACCACTTCTTGCTTTGGTAAAAGCTCTGATGAACTTAAAGTGAAAAACTAGATATAATAGAAGCTTTCTTTAGCCAGATATGATGGCATTGTGGCTCAGCAGTTCCAAATTAGAAATTAAAGAAcctattttgtttattttctgagtTGTTGAGAGCTTACCTTTAGCAGTATTCCTAATTGTGTTCGTTCATTTGTACTAGTACAGCATCTTAACATTTCGTAATGATCTCACCTTAGCTAAATGTGGGGCCCAAGTGTCTCATTTTCTGTGGTCACATACCTTGTTGCAGTGAATCCACAAATGGAGGACCCATCGCAACTAGGAGCAACACCATTTGGCACCAGTTCACAGTACCAGTGAATGTGGACATCCTGTGCACGAgcaggagtgtgtgtgtgtgtgtggaggacTAGCTGTGCAGTGGTACATCCCAAGCACCTGTGGTGGACAGCCGCTCGACCCACTGTTTACAGAGAAGATTGTTAGTTAGCCAGCCATGAGCATGGTGTCATGTGCATATTCAAATCCATTAAGATATCCAATTCCAAAGAGTGCCAGTTCCACACTGCAGTGTGGAGGAGTGGCACTTCTAATAAAAGAAAAGGAGTAGACACTGCGGCCTTGTGTGTTTGTGCCCCAAAACACTGAATAGTAGCTCTTTCTACACAAATGTGACAGCAGTCTATGGCACCATAATTTTTTCTTGAAGGCGCCTAGCAACACTTTTTGAGCATGACAAAAAACTTGCACAGTCGCTCGACAGTACTATCAGCAACATCTGATTGAAGTATTGTTCCTATAACTGATGCTGGGACTCCAGGATTTCGCTCAAATGGCTGCCTGTACTTTCAAATTTTCAAAAACCCCAGCACTTCTTCCCCCTGTTCTTATGCAGGAGTAAGTGGGATGGTTACTGGGCAGATATGCTTGGGCGTCACAACTAGGCAGTGTCACCACCTGAAGCCAAAGCAGAGAAATCTTATCACTGGTGGGTTCGTGGGGCCATGTAAAGGCAAAGAACAATGGTCTACAACATCTGATGGATTGGCATGGGACTTGAGTGGTGGCATGCTCTGCCAGCCATGACAGGATGGTTCCATAGCTAGCTCCATCACCAGTACCACCTTCTCTGGCATGTTCATAAAGTTTGGTTAATATAAAATCCCTCATCTTTGTGTTATCCGTGTTTACTCCACATGCAGAATTCTCATTTTGCTTAACCACCTTCATCCCCTTCCGGCGCTTATAATTCTGCCTGCTGAAATGAaaattattttttacatttcttAGATTTACAGCAGCAAACCACATAACTCAAAAATGTCAATGAGGTTTTGTACTTCTCCAAGTGACTCCATGCCTCAGGTATTACGGTACTGAAACACATTTGACAATTCTGTGTACTTGGAACACCCAGTCACTTAACCTAGATGTAAACTATTGTAAAATAAAGACGCAGTCTTGctcaaaaggcaaagcatcgattgcaatagcaaattagtagacagctatacgaagtaaggatagcagttttatcgacTATAAAATTGTAagtattcgcttactaactaaattaacaagcacgatgtcacgcacgcacaaaccaacatgaacacctctcactcgaccgcgcgcactcgctgtcaaaacgctgcagcgaggaagcacggcagcagcagcaagcgaagtgacctttgcgcttcctctcgcttcaatgcgaacgaggTGGCGAAAACAGCGCTCACAGAGCTATCAGAAACAGACCCCATCGCAGATGGGTTTCAAGATTGGACCGACGCGCGGCCGTGCTATACGCAGCAGCAGCTGGAGTACAACGCCCCCCACTCGCTTCCTCCCCACATTCCCCCCTAgtgcgcgaggttgagccgccgaccctcgcacgctttcactcgcacatacagca
This window encodes:
- the Tim17b gene encoding translocase of the inner mitochondrial membrane 17b; translation: MEEYAREPCPWRIVDDCGGAFTMGAIGGAVFQSIKGFRNAPSGVNRRLLGSLGAIKERAPIIGGNFAVWGGLFSTIDCTMVKIRKKEDPWNSITSGALTGAILAVRNGAGAMVGSAVIGGVLLALIEGVGILFTRYSAEQFKPVNPQMEDPSQLGATPFGTSSQYQ